The Streptomyces halobius genomic interval GCTGACGCAGGGCGCGGTTCTGCCGCTCTATGGCGGCCGCGATGGCCGGTCGACGTGCCGCTCGGGCCGGGCCTGCTGGTGCGCGGCAAGCGCTTGGCGGAAGCCGTCCGAGGCCTTTTCACGTGTCTTGACCGGCTCCTCGGAGGCGGGTGCCGCCGCCGTGGCGGGTATCGGCTCGCGGGGTGCCGGGGCTGTCGCACCGACGGGAAGGACGCGGACCGTGCGGACCGCTTGCGTGCCTGTCACTCGTTCGCCGCGGCGACGATCCGGTCGCTGACCAGCCGGAGCTGGGTGGCGTATGCGGGCGAGTCGGGGCGCAGGTCCAGCTGCCCGTTCTCCGGGTGGAAGGCCACGGCCCGGACGTGGTCGGGCAGTTGCGGTGCGACGGCGGCTGCGATGTCCGGCCACTGGTCCAGCACGGTCCCGCCGGCCGCCGGGAGCTGCCAGGCCCGGTCGGCCATCAGGCTCTGGAGAACGGCGGCGAACCCTTGCGGGTCCCGCCCGTCACGCCGAACGACACGTTCCTGACGGCGACGCGGCGCACGGGCGTCGGTGGCGCCGCACTTCTTCGCGGCCTCGCGCGCGGCGTGCAGGGTGACCCGGGCCAGGTCGACACCGGACAGCACGAGAAGGATGGCTGGGCGACGTCGAGCAACTGACCGTCAGCCTCACCGCCACCGACGACAAGATCAGCCAGATTGAGGCCAATGAGAGACGGAAGAGCTCGCCGGTGTTCGTCGGCACGCCGCCGATCAACCAACTCGTAGTTCGGGAAGCCCAAATCCAGAACAAGACCGAGTAGCCGCGACGCAGTCGGACGCCAGGCAGTGTCCGATAGGTCGTGTGACTGGGCCGTGGGCGTCCTTCTCGGCCTGTTGGGCCGCTTCACTGGCCGCTGGTTCGGCGCACTGCGGTGAGGGCGGCGCGGATAGCCGTCGTCGTAGGGTGCCCCGCTCCCAGCAGCCGTACCGCGTCGGTGAGGGCTCGCTCGTACAGGGGGATTGCGAGGTCCGGGCGCCCCGTCGCCGCGTACGCGGCGGCGAGGTCGAGGCGTACCGCCCCGGTGTCCGGATGGTCCTCCCCGACACTGCGTACCGTGGCGTCGAGGGTCTGCTCGAGCAGTGGAACGGCCAGGTCCAGGTGGCCTCTGCGCGCGTGTGTGGCGGCGAGGTTGTGGCGCACAGTGCGCGTCAGCTCATGGGTGTCCC includes:
- a CDS encoding DciA family protein gives rise to the protein MLSGVDLARVTLHAAREAAKKCGATDARAPRRRQERVVRRDGRDPQGFAAVLQSLMADRAWQLPAAGGTVLDQWPDIAAAVAPQLPDHVRAVAFHPENGQLDLRPDSPAYATQLRLVSDRIVAAANE